The Coccinella septempunctata chromosome X, icCocSept1.1, whole genome shotgun sequence nucleotide sequence TTCTAAGTCCAAACTAACTCTATTTTTCCTGATGAACTATAAGACACAACGGTTTCGTACGTACAGGTGTTTAATTGAAAAGCCAAAAAGGAACAGCCAGATTAAACTTTCAAGCTAATAATTTCAAAGCCTTAATACAACTGTCAGGTCTACAAAAATCGCTCGAAATTTGGTCCATTACTTCTGATGTACGCTTCTGCGCGTCTAATTTTTGAGTTAACAGTAAAAACATTAATAGCTAAGCAATTCATATCATCATTTCGTTTTGTAACTACAAAATATAagataaaattttttggaaCAAGGTGTTTAAGACAAAATATAACGTGTCGGTTTTCCAATTAAACTTCAACGCCCTGTAAATTTGAAACCAAGTATTTTTGGTTTCACCAAGAAAATAGGgttatttttcgattttgaatCCATGGTTAACGTATGGCAGTTTGATTTCGGAAAACCCTGTATAAAATCTCAGAGCTTAAATAATATGAATGTTCTAATAGATTCTAAGGACGGTCCTACGGGGGGTGgagggggtaattacccccagagcccataacgaattcgattttttaaattttttagatgaaaaaactaagaaaaaacaatattataatgagatgaaaaggggagattccttgtacaattttaagaaaaaaatatgggactgcaaATGCTACCTACAATTAAAGGCCTTCAGAAATATCCTATTGAATTTTTAGTCATaaatgacatttttgaaaatcacCGTCATACGGATTAAGTCTAAATGGGAATTCCCAAAGTCTACCTTCTTTTGTAACAAATTTAgacaaatatgatctattcctgtAGCGTGATTAGTTGTTAAAGTTACCTATTTTCGTGATTTAGTAGCGGACAAGTTGGCCGgtcttttcttctttttttcttcaaaataggTTCTGCCATCAAAATATGTGTATTACTATATGATCTACTTTTTTGAGGTCTATGTTtcaaattaatttaattttcagaaatttcaggAGTATCTGAGTCAGATTTTCACATTTAGATGAAGATTTGAATAGATTTTCAGTAACCTTTTGCAGGCACTTGGTTCGAaattgttcgaattttttttctgaaacatgCAGAAAATATAGTTAATTGTCCTGTACGCCAGGGATATACAAAAATTTTATCCTGATATTGCTATAAGGATTTTATAAAATAGCTTATAATTTAGCTGATATAATTGACTCATAAAGCTCCAGAGAgttgaatttatttcgaatacATTAAGGTGGTAGATATCTTGCCAAATAGATAGCTGCGCTCTGCACATTTTACACTATGTTAAACATAAAGAATGTTAGAAAATTTGATTATAGAATAATAGGTATGACAATTCTTCTTGGTACCATTTAGCATCGATTCATTCATTCTCATAATGTTCGAATTCATACAGTAAAGCTAGCAATTTTTACTCGAACTCCAGAAGAaaactgtattttcttgatggaGCGCCAATGGGGAAACCTACCGTTGTGATACACAGTATGgaccaacgaaaacttaacaccttgATTTTCCGGctctaaaatgaaaatgtggaaaatcactCGAAcacgtcaatttctgattcgagggggaacaacttttccactctttgcatccccgtaactgcaaccccctaacgggggtgagtgcaaccccttgattttgaatagggatgagtgGTGTTGCTATACCTCATGTTGACGATTTTATCGAGTACTatttgatcctgaaatttcgcttcaaaatttccatcaatTTCAAGTCGGAAAATCGAAGTGTTAAGTTTTGGTTGGACCACCTGTATGTAGATATGTTGTATTCTTGAACGCACGTGTCAGCTTGTGTCACTGCCAGTAAGACAGAGGTGTCATAAGACGTATAATCATCACAATACAAAGCCTAGTCAGTACCAGAATCCCAAACCTTGCAATCATCGAGTAAAAGAGCCTAACAAAAGTCGGAATTTATCAGAAATATGTCAAACGTATTTGCGCAGTATCAGTAGGGTCATCAGGAATTATATAGGATCTTCGGCTAACTGGGAGATGTTCGAAACTATAGCTGAAGATTTGGCTTCTATGTCGGCATATTGCATTCAATTTATCGTTTCATGAACACTGAAGTCACCCAAAACAATAACCTCGGCATTTGAATGGTTGATGTGGATCCAGTCGACTTTAGTTGAGATACTTGTAGATCATTAGAGCATCGATAGATACAGCACAAAAAGATAACCTGTCACGAAGCATTGATTTGTGGCCCAACCGAAGTAGGATGTTTTGAGAATGTTCTCCGATAAGGGCAAAGGCAGTACCTTGTTGAGAGCATGGGTTATTCTTCTTATGAGGGCACTCAGGAAGAGAGTAGCAATTCAAATGAATCTCCATCGAACGGAACAAGCGATGACAGACTTACAGACCAACCAGAGCCATCACAGTAAACAGAGTAAAAAGTTTCGACTTCCAGTAGGCTAAATCTACTTCACTGACGAATTGACGATATCAAGATTGAGAATAATGTGTATTATCTTTATTGTTATTAGGATAGAAAATGTCACCCTAAATAACACAAGAGTTTCCAACTAATTTCGAATCTCTTCCCTAGTGTAAATATTTGCATCAACCAGCAACAATTGACCACCATCCTTCAGAATTTAGATCGTACCCCAATCGTCTTTATTTTAAACAATTACATTTCATCAGCAAatgatcaaaaaagtaagcatTGGGAAAAACTTCAATATTATGGGAAAGGGAATAAATTTCCaaaatttcgatgaaaatacaTACCTGAATTGGTGCACAAATGATTCAAAAACCACATCAGGCGCTGGCGCGGCAATATACAGGGTTTAATACTCGATTATACAGACAGAGCAAGCACCAAGTGCACACTATCATAAAGCTTAGGTACTCGAGTATCTTTCAGGCGCAAATACTTGCATTCGAAAGATGTGTCTAGAAATCTAGAAATAAACTATGAGGGATGTGATATatagtgatccattctgatagtgAACCTGCTATCAAAACATACCGTTACAGAGAGTCTCGCGATTGCAACCCAACGTAAAGAATGGTTCGGAGAAGGAAATTGTGAAATGAGTGAGGACTTGGACTTCTTGAAACCCTCCCAGATTCTGGAGAAgcaaaatcaaggatagctggtggaaagaaaaagctagggaactACAAGTTTACGCCGATtgccatgactacaggcgttttttcgaagctaaaACTGAtcatggtccaagcagaaaagctaactttcctataagagatgctcatggagctattctaactgataatagaaaaattctcgaaagatggaaggagcattactcacaggtcctgaatcaaaataacgactcggatttatccattttagacctgctccctgCGTATAGCACGATGACATAGCTTGATGACGAAAtatcaatgtcggaaatcataagtgcgattaaaaatatgaaaaatgataagtcaccaggtctagacggcgttccagcggagatattcaaagctcTGGATGAAGatattgtcaatagtctcctaacactattccgcaagatctgggaacaaggggatatgccacaagacttcagagatgctttagttatcaacctctataagaacaaaggcgatacgtcaaattgcaacaattacaggggcatatcgttgttAGTGTGGccggcaaaattctctcgaagattatgggtaatcgtctgattccactcttagacattcattttcattcattgctgtatcccgttaccgggaataaatctacaaaaagaagaagaaaaaaaaaattcgaaaagacttgtaacttcttagtgctagttgcgactgtgtgccctcctgtgactaaagagacccaaccgtgacctgcagatccttccacactcagggcatggatagtctccaaccagatatCTGGCCGCCGCTATGTATCCTTcccgattctccattataactgtggaccaaagacctccactgtgacctgtccaacgctagttgttcccagttatgattagcattaactgattttagggattgatgtagtgtatccttaaaccgcttatactggcctcctggtttccgggctccctcagtgagttcgccgtatagagccattttggggagtcttgtgtcttagACAAGCTTtatacctgaatcccagtgcgtctttcgaccaaatcgaggtacggtggacctaattttcacactgcgacagctgcaagagaaggcccgtgaacaacaatcaaggatctatacagcctacatcgatttaagtaaggccttcgactcggtgaatcggagagcgctgtggaaaatcatgggacgccttggagtacccgaaaaattcttagccgtgtgtaaaagccttcataccaacaacaccgctagaatacagcataatggctctaccaCCGACCATTTcgtaaccaactctggaataaaacaaggctgcgtgttagcgcttttactgttcaatagcttcgccatagctgtctcgataattgctcacatgagtatgcctgtaaaagGTGTTGGattgagattcagatttgatggaggcctatttaacctgaagagcctcagagcaaaaacccgttcaaagtttatcacggaacttcaatatgcagaagactgcgcacttatagctggcagcccagaggatctacagataatgctggacacctataaacatttatacgaagctttaggcgttatactcaatatcgacaaaacaaaaatcctggtaagtccgccagaaagccttcaaacagatatcagcctggagaatgaaactctagaacaggtcgagcagttcaaatacttggaaagcttcataaatactaggtaTGGAGGGTAgtaatactagggctaacctatacacggaaatacacaaccgtatcaattcggcatcgcgggcattctggaagctaaaggacagagtgtttcaaaatcacgacctcaatctgaagaccaagacagctgtttacaaagcagtcgtcctcccaacgcttctttacggaaacgaaagctggacgccctacaggcgacatatcgaACAGCTTGAACGAACGCAACAGCGTCATCttagacagataatgcacatcagatggttccacaaagtttcgaatgcagaagtcttgaaacgcgcgagttgtacaacaattgatactcaagtaacgagggcccgactcagatggagcggccacattctgatgatgcaagacacaagactccccaaaatagctctgtatggcgaattcacagaggcaTCCCGAAAACCAggaatcagttaatgccaatcataactgggaacaactagcgttggacaggtcacagtggaggtttttgctacacagttataatggagactcgagaaggatacagtcgcggccagatctggttggtgactatccatgccctgagtgtggaaggatctgcaggtcacggtgggtctcttcagtcacaggagggcacagaGTCGTAATTAGCACTAAGAAAGTTggtatttttttgtctttttgtagatttattcccggtaacgggatacagcaatgaatgaatgaatgaacccctttttgcattttttctgattttgcatgggCACCGagattttcaaattgacacagaCACATACATGGAATGTATGTATACTATATGGGCAGAGTATCAAATCTTTGATATGGCTATGTCATCAGCATATGCCACGTCAAGTTAGCTGATGCTTGCGATTAGATCGTCAATATAGAAGGATCTGAGTAGAGGCGATAAAACGCCTTGTTGTCACCCTGGGCCGGTCATGAATCTATATAAGTCTTACCGCAAAACGTATCTAGAACGTTTCTTGTACTCAGCATATTGCTGATCCAACTCGTTATGATACGAGGAACGCCTGAGCCTCTGCAGACCTAGCCAGGAATTCAGTAATGAGCTCAGTGTGAGCTAAACTTCTCCCTGCAGTCCCATCTTACTCAGGAGATGATGTCAGAGGGGGccgagtgattcttgagttcctctagattCAGCCAGAGAGTCAAAGAATCCAAGTCTGTCCAAAGTCTGTTGTAATTTGTGTAGTGTAAGAATCACtctgaaattttcaattgaactaTTTCactgaaaacaatttgaatattttgaaaacattcACCAATGCCGTTATTATTCCTCAGTGTATGATCACTACGTTTATACCTGCCAGATTGCACATTGTAAGTTTGGGCAACAATTAGTTGGCAGTATGCTACCTCTTTAGGGATAGTCAGGATGGATTCAAGGAAACAAataagatttaaaaaaaatttacttatGAAAAAGTATTGTATAATAAAATCATCTCAATATACAAAGTAAATGCATAAAATCATATATACCTATGTGCTTTGTGCACTGATCAACATTATTATAAAAGGTCATTGAAACTTTTATTGGCACTTGAATCACTTTATGTAACAATGATAGGACGTTTGGAATATTGTCTGATTTATAAATTCTAAAATCgatatgtataaatatatatatatctccACATGAATCACCGTTACTTGTAATATCTTCAAATTTAATATTATGCAAGATTAGCTTGTGGTAACAACTCCCTTATATTCATATATTCAGtatcttcacagaaaaaattcaacaattccTTGAATCGAGGCCTATCTTCCGGCTTATATTGCCAGCACTGGCCCATTATTTCATAAATGCTGTCGGGGCATGCTGACGGCTGTTCTAATCTTCCCCCACTTTCGATGAGCGCTATTGCCTGAAAAATGCACATTGATGTTTTCGCACATTCATGAAAATTAAGCAGGTTTCCCTCACCTCTGAACCCTTCATTTCACCATAGGGACTTGCTCCGAATGAGTACATTTCCCAAATTGTTACTCCAAAACTCCATACATCgcttttgtgatgaaaatttccAAAGTTATACGACTCCGGAGCATACCATTTCAAAGGCCATTTCCCCCCCTGTAATGCCCTGTAAAATATAAGATAGATTCCTTATCCTGTATGGAATTATTTTCTCAGCGATCGATGCATGAAGTAATCATAATCTATGTGTTTCCTTGAGCAATATGATATTCATTAATCACTCGGGATTAATGGGAAATTGATTGTCTATCATCTATCAAACATTCATTAAGCACTTGTGATTTAGGAGCCATTATTTACTAGTTAACAAAGCTTAATGGTCACAAACAACTACTGAGGCTCTGAATATGCTGTATACCAAAATGACAGATATTGCTTCAGCAAGTATTGAGATATAGAAatgaataaacatattattgaaaaaGGGGTGACATTGACTCGGATGATTCATCAAACTTCATCTGCCATTATAAAATGCTCGTTGAAGAATATACTATCCATTCAATCGAATTGTtttagaaaaaattaagttaATAAAAGATTGTTGAGCTTACATGTAATACTCATGTCCAGCATTGAGAGCTCGAGATAATCCAAAGTCACTGATTTTCGCCTGATGTTGATTGGCCAAAAGAATATTCCTAGCAGCCAAATCTCTGTGGACAAACCGTTGTTCTTCCAAATAATTCATTCCTGAAATAATTCATTTGTACGACAATTTCACAATCAAATTTATCTATTTACCACATGCTATTTGTGCGGCCCAGATCTTGAATTCATAGTTTGGATTTATCCTCTCCCGATATTCATACAAGTAACGTAGCAGAGATCCTAAAGGCATCAATTCCTGTACCATTAAAAGATTTGGTCCCTTGCACAACCCTAACAATTTCACTATGCAATGGTGATTTAATTTAAGCATAATATGAGCTTCGCTCAAAAAGGCAGCTTTGTTCATTTCAACTTGCTCACTTCTCAATGTTTTTATGGCAACTTTCAGCAGTTCACCGTTTGGTTTGGTGTAAGTTCCCTCATAAACTGACGCAAATTCACCTTCACCAATTTGGTTACCtaaagaaataatttaattttcagaATAGTGCTCAAAACTCGGGTGATATAAAGAAAATTAATTCCTTCTCAGTCGTTAATTTTTGTTCATTTAGCATGCAGTGAAAAGgagaaataaagaaatattatgCAATCTCACCAAGAGTCAGACTTTCTGGAGCAATGTAATCGTCGTTTTCTtctttatcattattattatttacaactaAAGATAGATTAGACTGGAATTTTATGTGTTCGAATTGGGAAGGATATGATTTTTTATCATCAAGTAAGGAAGTCATCTTTAAGGCAATAGTGCGGTGGGCTTTCTTTATTCTTGGCATTGTAGAGCACTGAAAGAATGTGAACAATATGTCATAACATAATTAAAAACTACTTGTTTTAAAAGCCAAATTTCTGTTACCACTCACACAAAAATTCATTAGATATTAGGTCTAAGTTGGATTATCTATGAATAATGATAAGAAAAACTCACATCAGGAACTTGTGGTTTAGGTTTTGGGGGAACCGGTGTTCTCAAAACCGTAGGCAAGCCATCTGAAATAAAGCTATAGTATTCAACAATGTGttctaatgattcaagaaagGGTCCATCatcaatgaataaatattttcctTGTCGACTTAtgatgaaattaaaaaacacaTTGTCATTCAATAGAGTCAACACTGCTCCCTTATTTCTGTTACTCCATCTAATAAGGAATGTTCCATTTTTTGTACTATAATCTTTTATAATTTCCTCAGCTTCTCTCCTTCCTAAGGTACCATGGTACCATTGATTGGCATATGTTTTTGGAATAGGACACTTATAATTTTCTAAAACAATATCAGCTTTAAAGCATATTCTACACTGCAGATTTCATACTAACCTAGGATCTCCGCACAATCAATATGACCACTACTCCTTGCTATTTGAGAAGGCACTAGACCAGATGCATTTCTCGGATTAACAGGTGCATTCAAGCTCAACAATTCTCTTACAACTTCCTTATGACCATTTGCTGCAGCTTCATGTAATGGAACTGAGCCATTTTCAGTGTTTCTTGCTTGAATATTAGCTCCCCCGACTTGCACAAGTAACCTTACAGTtgtagaaaaattattttgacaaGCATactgaaaattgaatattaCAAGTTAGAAGTTATTAtgcaataaataattattacaTGTAATGGTGTGAACCCTGCAGTGTCTCTTGAATTTGTGTTAGCACCATACTCAATTAGTTCCCTTAAAATGTCATCATTTCCTTTAATACTGGCAAGATGAACGGCAGTCTGCCCATATTCATTCTTGGCTTCGTGTCGATAGCCAGTCCTCAACAGTTCTGTTACAACCTTAAAACTACCTTCACTGGTGGCTCTATGCAATAGATTAGTGCGACCATGTCTTCTCAAGTCATGAGGTGGAGGATCTTTTTTAACGTATTCTGTTAATTTCAACCCTTCAGCTAGACCATCAGGGTTCTCTTGATAATATTCAATCAGACATTCTAACCCATGTATTGTAGGTTCATCTGAGAAACAGAAAGGTCAAAAATGGTCTCGAATAATTGAATGCACTCACTTATAGAGAAGAAAACGTCTTCGGTATGTCTCCTGATTTGAAAATGTCGGACTTGGTCAGTGTGAAGTACTGATAATACATAGTCCCCTTTAGATGACTCACTTTCTCGTACTAGAAATGTACCATCTACATGAGtacctgaaaatatcgatgtattTAAACTGTGATAATAGAAAAGCTCAAACCAATACAAACCATTTTGTAATAAATTATCAGCTTCTTCCCTACTAAGTTCACCATGGTACCAACAATCATTGCTATTCATTGTTAATTTGAGCAGATATCTTTGTACAATTACTAATTCTTCATCGTagttaaaattatttcaacatttttcagTCTGTGTTATATGTTCTACATAACAAAAATTTAAGGTaaacaaaaaatacaaaatgatTGACAGCTGTCAGCTATTCAGCATGTCATGTCATCATACAACCACTGTTTATAAAGAATTTTGTATGTGAAGTTGTGTAGATGGTCTTTGCAAAGAGTGTTGGTGGGATCGAACCATTGTGCACATATAATATTCCCCTTTATGGATAGACCCATGAAAAGGAATTTCCACACTTCCGTTTTTGTCGAagtgaaaatttaaattctttTATCACCCAAAAATATAAGTAGCCACCTATCGGAATATTTCTAAACCATTGAAATGGCGATATGATAACGTCAttcaaattcgaaaacttgttctcGAAAGTGCCTCTTTTTATATGTGTATAGAGGGAATGGAAGGTTGACTTTACCTGTATAGAATGAATAGGGTAAATGATCCACAAATATACTGTCTTATTACTTATGCACCTATAGGAAAGAGTTTCTGCAAAAGGAAGAAACTAAAAAGAGAAGCACTCTAGATGAATCTTCCAGTAATggatcatttcaaaaaattcaatgggGTGCTTTCGATTTTTcctcttattattattaagtatgTTCCTTAGAAGGACCTGTTTACcagaaatcttttttttttcaccgaATTATGGAACACACTATGTGTTTACGCTGGAGTGATATTGGGCAATTCAAAGTCAGAATGAACAGGCTGCAACTTTTCATTCGAAAGGGAATTAgcataaaaaaaacattaaaaaatgcgTTAAATTTG carries:
- the LOC123321901 gene encoding tyrosine-protein kinase Shark, whose product is MNSNDCWYHGELSREEADNLLQNGTHVDGTFLVRESESSKGDYVLSVLHTDQVRHFQIRRHTEDVFFSINEPTIHGLECLIEYYQENPDGLAEGLKLTEYVKKDPPPHDLRRHGRTNLLHRATSEGSFKVVTELLRTGYRHEAKNEYGQTAVHLASIKGNDDILRELIEYGANTNSRDTAGFTPLHYACQNNFSTTVRLLVQVGGANIQARNTENGSVPLHEAAANGHKEVVRELLSLNAPVNPRNASGLVPSQIARSSGHIDCAEILENYKCPIPKTYANQWYHGTLGRREAEEIIKDYSTKNGTFLIRWSNRNKGAVLTLLNDNVFFNFIISRQGKYLFIDDGPFLESLEHIVEYYSFISDGLPTVLRTPVPPKPKPQVPDCSTMPRIKKAHRTIALKMTSLLDDKKSYPSQFEHIKFQSNLSLVVNNNNDKEENDDYIAPESLTLGNQIGEGEFASVYEGTYTKPNGELLKVAIKTLRSEQVEMNKAAFLSEAHIMLKLNHHCIVKLLGLCKGPNLLMVQELMPLGSLLRYLYEYRERINPNYEFKIWAAQIACGMNYLEEQRFVHRDLAARNILLANQHQAKISDFGLSRALNAGHEYYMALQGGKWPLKWYAPESYNFGNFHHKSDVWSFGVTIWEMYSFGASPYGEMKGSEAIALIESGGRLEQPSACPDSIYEIMGQCWQYKPEDRPRFKELLNFFCEDTEYMNIRELLPQANLA